One Takifugu rubripes chromosome 2, fTakRub1.2, whole genome shotgun sequence genomic region harbors:
- the kcnk5a gene encoding potassium channel subfamily K member 5a isoform X2: protein MVDKGPLLTSAIIFYLSIGAAIFQVLEEPNWKLAVKQYRSQKDQILEAYPCLTKTDLDRILEVVSDAAGQGVTISGTKTFNNWNWPNAVIFAATVITTIEGWTYLEGFYFSFVTLTTIGFGDLVAGVEPNKEYPALYRYFVEVWIYLGLAWLSLFFNWKVRMVIEAHKALKKRRRLRKLSLDELQYYKKSQKAAPHLPPTPNDVNIFGFLSKKQEGYNDLIKQIGSSKDGRNGSRANIITKSKVARSKSCSDTPTFHTILNLERSPRQKRRYSFSERVTVAFSKSKNYLLGADNGLLLTADHIEGDPEVEQAQRGENQLDKHVDLEDGAADYGLDGQRGSDCKEYQPLNANITFVDENFLTNNLNDDDDDNDDSKGKLSIATCEENIEVINLEDQSSESEGLVFTSDASENSRSYDQLVEEYTKEENIF, encoded by the exons ATGGTCGACAAAGGGCCCTTGTTGACGTCTGCAATTATTTTTTACCTGTCCATTGGGGCAGCAATTTTTCAAGTCCTGGAGGAGCCCAACTGGAAGTTGGCTGTGAAGCAGTACAGAAGCCAGAAAGATCAAATCCTCGAGGCGTATCCCTGTCTTACAAAAACCGACCTGGACCGAATTTTGGAG GTGGTATCTGATGCTGCAGGTCAAGGGGTAACTATATCTGGTACGAAGACGTTTAATAACTGGAACTGGCCAAACGCTGTTATCTTTGCAGCTACAGTCATCACCACGATTG AGGGTTGGACATATTTGGAAGGGTTCTACTTTTCTTTCGTCACCTTGACTACCATCGGTTTTGGGGACCTTGTAGCAG GCGTGGAGCCAAACAAGGAATACCCAGCTCTCTATCGTTACTTTGTGGAGGTCTGGATCTATCTGGGCTTGGCCTGGCTCTCCTTGTTTTTCAACTGGAAAGTAAGGATGGTGATTGAGGCCCACAAGGCACTGAAGAAGCGTCGCAGGCTACGTAAACTCTCCCTTGATGAGCTCCAGTATTACAAAAAGTCTCAGAAGGCTGCTCCCCATTTGCCGCCCACGCCCAACGACGTGAACATCTTCGGCTTCCTGTCCAAGAAGCAAGAAGGCTACAACGACTTGATCAAACAGATTGGCAGCAGTAAAGATGGAAGGAACGGCAGCAGAGCCAACATCATAACCAAGTCTAAAGTGGCCCGTTCCAAGAGTTGCAGCGATACTCCTACCTTTCATACGATTCTCAACTTGGAACGTTCTCCCCGTCAGAAGAGACGCTACAGTTTCAGCGAGCGGGTCACTGTTGCCTTTTCAAAGTCCAAGAACTACCTCCTCGGTGCGGATAATGGCTTGCTGCTAACAGCAGACCACATAGAAGGAGATCCGGAAGTTGAGCAGGCACAACGAGGTGAGAACCAGCTGGATAAACACGTGGACCTAGAGGACGGAGCTGCAGACTACGGCCTCGATGGTCAAAGGGGTTCAGACTGCAAAGAGTACCAGCCGCTTAATGCAAACATTACTTTTGTTGATGAGAATTTCCTTACCAATAACttgaatgatgatgatgatgataatgatgattcCAAGGGAAAACTCTCCATCGCTACATGTGAGGAGAATATTGAAGTGATCAACTTGGAGGACCAGAGTTCTGAGTCCGAAGGACTCGTCTTCACTAGCGACGCTTCAGAAAACAGTCGCTCCTACGACCAACTTGTGGAGGAAtacacaaaagaagaaaacatcttttgA
- the kcnk5a gene encoding potassium channel subfamily K member 5a isoform X1, whose amino-acid sequence MVDKGPLLTSAIIFYLSIGAAIFQVLEEPNWKLAVKQYRSQKDQILEAYPCLTKTDLDRILEVVSDAAGQGVTISGTKTFNNWNWPNAVIFAATVITTIGYGNIAPKTSAGRAFCIFYGLFGVPLCLTWISELGKFFGGRAKHLGLYLTKKGFSLRKAQFTCTAIFLLWGVLVHLVLPPFVFMSQEGWTYLEGFYFSFVTLTTIGFGDLVAGVEPNKEYPALYRYFVEVWIYLGLAWLSLFFNWKVRMVIEAHKALKKRRRLRKLSLDELQYYKKSQKAAPHLPPTPNDVNIFGFLSKKQEGYNDLIKQIGSSKDGRNGSRANIITKSKVARSKSCSDTPTFHTILNLERSPRQKRRYSFSERVTVAFSKSKNYLLGADNGLLLTADHIEGDPEVEQAQRGENQLDKHVDLEDGAADYGLDGQRGSDCKEYQPLNANITFVDENFLTNNLNDDDDDNDDSKGKLSIATCEENIEVINLEDQSSESEGLVFTSDASENSRSYDQLVEEYTKEENIF is encoded by the exons ATGGTCGACAAAGGGCCCTTGTTGACGTCTGCAATTATTTTTTACCTGTCCATTGGGGCAGCAATTTTTCAAGTCCTGGAGGAGCCCAACTGGAAGTTGGCTGTGAAGCAGTACAGAAGCCAGAAAGATCAAATCCTCGAGGCGTATCCCTGTCTTACAAAAACCGACCTGGACCGAATTTTGGAG GTGGTATCTGATGCTGCAGGTCAAGGGGTAACTATATCTGGTACGAAGACGTTTAATAACTGGAACTGGCCAAACGCTGTTATCTTTGCAGCTACAGTCATCACCACGATTG GATATGGCAATATCGCCCCTAAAACCTCAGCAGGACGTGCCTTTTGCATCTTTTATGGGCTCTTTGGTGTGCCTTTGTGTCTCACCTGGATCAGTGAACTTGGGAAATTCTTTGGCGGGAGAGCCAAGCACCTCGGACTCTATCTAACCAAAAAGGGCTTTTCCCTG AGGAAGGCTCAATTTACTTGTACtgccattttcctcctctggggTGTGCTTGTCCATTTAGTGCTGCcgccttttgtttttatgtccCAAGAGGGTTGGACATATTTGGAAGGGTTCTACTTTTCTTTCGTCACCTTGACTACCATCGGTTTTGGGGACCTTGTAGCAG GCGTGGAGCCAAACAAGGAATACCCAGCTCTCTATCGTTACTTTGTGGAGGTCTGGATCTATCTGGGCTTGGCCTGGCTCTCCTTGTTTTTCAACTGGAAAGTAAGGATGGTGATTGAGGCCCACAAGGCACTGAAGAAGCGTCGCAGGCTACGTAAACTCTCCCTTGATGAGCTCCAGTATTACAAAAAGTCTCAGAAGGCTGCTCCCCATTTGCCGCCCACGCCCAACGACGTGAACATCTTCGGCTTCCTGTCCAAGAAGCAAGAAGGCTACAACGACTTGATCAAACAGATTGGCAGCAGTAAAGATGGAAGGAACGGCAGCAGAGCCAACATCATAACCAAGTCTAAAGTGGCCCGTTCCAAGAGTTGCAGCGATACTCCTACCTTTCATACGATTCTCAACTTGGAACGTTCTCCCCGTCAGAAGAGACGCTACAGTTTCAGCGAGCGGGTCACTGTTGCCTTTTCAAAGTCCAAGAACTACCTCCTCGGTGCGGATAATGGCTTGCTGCTAACAGCAGACCACATAGAAGGAGATCCGGAAGTTGAGCAGGCACAACGAGGTGAGAACCAGCTGGATAAACACGTGGACCTAGAGGACGGAGCTGCAGACTACGGCCTCGATGGTCAAAGGGGTTCAGACTGCAAAGAGTACCAGCCGCTTAATGCAAACATTACTTTTGTTGATGAGAATTTCCTTACCAATAACttgaatgatgatgatgatgataatgatgattcCAAGGGAAAACTCTCCATCGCTACATGTGAGGAGAATATTGAAGTGATCAACTTGGAGGACCAGAGTTCTGAGTCCGAAGGACTCGTCTTCACTAGCGACGCTTCAGAAAACAGTCGCTCCTACGACCAACTTGTGGAGGAAtacacaaaagaagaaaacatcttttgA
- the kcnk17 gene encoding potassium channel subfamily K member 17, which translates to MCSQVVLDASKLGLSLKGNHTTDGFWKFTSSAVFAATVVTTIGYGNMSPSSTAGQIFCVFFALFGIPLNVVVLNRVGKYMLVIVKNISTLLEGKTKHERCTCVSVHLVSYLSGVCLFFVVPMIMFQQQEGWTYSEAIYYCFITLSTVGFGDFVADSNPDKVYPEWYSILMASWIFFGLAWLSLLINHSIDILEQINSYLKRQWSGRRKEDVLTTQCKTQDAQVDKEEEPKSPSPQTGVNL; encoded by the exons ATGTGTTCTCAGGTTGTTCTCGATGCATCAAAACTGGGCCTCAGCTTGAAGGGCAATCACACCACAGATGGCTTTTGGAAGTTCACTAGCTCAGCTGTGTTTGCCGCTACCGTGGTTACAACTATTG GTTATGGGAACATGAGTCCCAGCTCCACAGCTGGACAGATCTTCTGCGTGTTCTTTGCATTATTTGGCATCCCACTCAACGTGGTGGTGCTCAACAGGGTTGGCAAGTACATGCTGGTGATAGTGAAGAACATCTCCACTCTCCTGGAGGGGAAAACAAAGCACGAG AGATGtacctgtgtctctgtccaccTTGTATCCTATCTGTCAGGAGTATGCCTCTTCTTTGTTGTGCCCATGATCATGTTCCAACAACAAGAAGGATGGACCTACTCTGAAGCCATCTATTACTGCTTCATTACGCTGAGCACAGTTGGTTTTGGAGATTTTGTGGCAG ACAGTAACCCAGACAAAGTATACCCAGAGTGGTACAGCATCCTCATGGCTTCCTGGATCTTTTTCGGGCTGGCCTGGTTGTCCCTGCTCATCAATCACTCCATTGACATCCTGGAGCAGATTAATTCCTACCTCAAACGCCAATGGAGTGGACGGAGGAAAGAGGACGTTTTGACAACGCAGTGTAAAACCCAAGATGCACAAGTGGACAAGGAGGAAGAGCCCAAGTCACCCAGTCCACAGACCGGAGTGAACCTGTAG